A stretch of Crossiella cryophila DNA encodes these proteins:
- a CDS encoding TetR/AcrR family transcriptional regulator, producing the protein MLKKTRSDAVRNRERLLRVAYETFATEGLGVPIDEIARRAGVGAGTVYRHFPTKEALFRAIVADQFEQLIARARELADAADPGAAFYGYFTRFIHEYSTDQGLMDAFAGSSFDIETAEPERTAEFKAALGVLLARAQQAGAVRPDVDVHDVKAMVIAGHAMLGYRGEAGARLIPLLCKALAPDA; encoded by the coding sequence GTGCTGAAGAAGACCAGGTCGGATGCTGTTCGCAATCGGGAACGCCTGTTGCGGGTGGCGTACGAGACCTTCGCGACCGAGGGCCTCGGGGTGCCGATCGACGAGATCGCCCGGCGCGCGGGCGTGGGCGCGGGCACGGTGTACCGGCACTTCCCGACCAAGGAGGCGTTGTTCCGGGCGATCGTGGCCGACCAGTTCGAGCAGCTCATCGCCCGCGCGCGGGAGCTGGCCGACGCGGCCGATCCCGGTGCGGCCTTCTACGGCTACTTCACCCGGTTCATCCACGAGTACAGCACCGACCAGGGCCTGATGGACGCCTTCGCGGGCAGCAGCTTCGACATCGAGACCGCCGAACCCGAGCGCACCGCCGAGTTCAAGGCCGCGCTCGGCGTGCTGCTGGCCCGCGCCCAGCAGGCGGGCGCGGTGCGGCCGGACGTGGACGTGCACGACGTCAAGGCGATGGTCATCGCCGGGCACGCCATGCTGGGCTACCGCGGCGAGGCCGGCGCCCGGCTGATCCCGTTGCTCTGCAAGGCACTGGCCCCCGACGCCTAG
- a CDS encoding SDR family NAD(P)-dependent oxidoreductase encodes MSKWSSAEVPSQSGRVAIVTGANTGIGFHTAAVLAQRGATVVLAVRDVEKGKRAADRIAATAPGAHLVVQRLDLTSLDSVRQAATELRDGLDHVDLLINNAGVMYTPKLTTQDGFELQFGTNHLGHFAFTGHLLDRLLATPGSRVVTVSSMAHNIRAKIHFDDLQLTRSYDRIGAYGQSKLANLMFTYELQRRLAARGRPTLAVAAHPGVSMTELVRNSPLPLRIGSKLLGGLLSQPADQGALPTLRAAVDPEALGGQYYGPDGFRELRGAPVVVRSSRQSHDTDQQVRLWAESERLTGVTFPV; translated from the coding sequence ATGAGCAAGTGGAGTTCGGCCGAGGTGCCGAGTCAGTCCGGCCGGGTCGCGATCGTCACCGGCGCCAACACCGGGATCGGCTTCCACACCGCGGCGGTACTGGCCCAGCGCGGGGCGACCGTGGTGCTGGCGGTGCGCGATGTGGAGAAGGGCAAGCGGGCCGCGGACCGGATCGCGGCCACCGCGCCCGGCGCGCACCTGGTGGTGCAGCGACTGGACCTGACCTCCCTCGACTCGGTGCGCCAGGCCGCCACCGAACTGCGGGACGGCCTTGACCACGTCGACCTGCTGATCAACAACGCCGGGGTGATGTACACGCCGAAGCTGACCACCCAGGACGGTTTCGAGCTGCAGTTCGGCACCAACCACCTTGGCCACTTCGCCTTCACCGGCCACCTGCTGGACCGCCTGCTGGCCACCCCCGGCTCGCGGGTGGTGACCGTGTCCAGCATGGCGCACAACATCCGCGCGAAGATCCACTTCGACGACCTGCAACTGACCCGCTCCTACGACCGGATCGGCGCGTACGGCCAGTCCAAGCTGGCGAATCTGATGTTCACCTACGAGCTGCAACGCCGGCTGGCCGCGCGGGGCAGGCCGACGCTGGCGGTGGCCGCGCACCCTGGCGTCTCGATGACCGAGCTGGTGCGCAACTCCCCGCTGCCGCTGCGAATCGGCTCCAAGCTCCTGGGCGGACTGCTGAGCCAGCCTGCCGACCAGGGCGCGCTGCCCACGCTGCGCGCGGCGGTGGACCCGGAGGCGCTGGGCGGTCAGTACTACGGCCCGGACGGCTTCCGCGAGCTGCGCGGCGCGCCGGTGGTGGTGCGCTCCAGCAGGCAGTCCCACGACACTGACCAGCAGGTTCGACTGTGGGCGGAGTCCGAGCGGCTCACCGGTGTGACCTTCCCCGTGTGA
- a CDS encoding universal stress protein codes for MAGTIVVGVDGSTESLRALGWSLEEADRRDADVVAVIAWVPNPVPSSATPFTVADPVDLGVDHEKLHRERLDEAILEVTGGGAHPVRTVVRQGYAGDVLTEEAAQADLLVVGSHGHGRLYSAVLGSISTECIRKATCPVVVIPPKLVPR; via the coding sequence ATGGCCGGAACGATCGTGGTGGGTGTGGACGGCTCGACCGAGAGCCTGCGTGCGCTCGGCTGGTCCCTGGAAGAGGCCGACCGCAGGGACGCGGACGTGGTCGCGGTGATCGCCTGGGTGCCCAACCCGGTGCCGTCCTCGGCGACCCCGTTCACCGTGGCCGACCCGGTCGACCTGGGCGTCGACCACGAGAAGCTGCACCGGGAACGCCTGGACGAGGCGATCCTGGAGGTGACCGGCGGCGGCGCGCATCCGGTGCGCACGGTGGTGCGGCAGGGCTATGCCGGTGACGTGCTGACCGAGGAGGCCGCGCAGGCGGATCTGCTGGTGGTGGGCAGTCACGGGCACGGCCGGTTGTACAGCGCGGTGCTCGGTTCGATCAGCACCGAGTGCATCCGGAAGGCGACCTGTCCGGTGGTGGTGATCCCGCCGAAGCTGGTGCCGCGCTAG
- a CDS encoding suppressor of fused domain protein gives MNLIAHLESRLGPIRHGWNTDPDGGPMPFTIVQCDGGALPGVTTFATVGLSDKHLRSRTSGKGIHQELLISVPSEQADGPFPAMLQQIAEGLLAEESALLRGDVLGPHGPILPDSALEAFYAAAPVHHDDDFAVAGPSADGRPFGIVLVWLIPISRGEAEFVAEQGWTAFETELERVQPDLIDPRRTGLIR, from the coding sequence ATGAACCTGATCGCACACCTGGAAAGCCGCCTCGGCCCGATCCGGCACGGCTGGAACACCGACCCGGACGGCGGGCCGATGCCGTTCACCATCGTCCAGTGCGACGGCGGGGCGCTGCCCGGCGTCACCACCTTCGCCACGGTCGGCCTCAGCGACAAGCACCTGCGCTCCCGGACCTCCGGCAAGGGCATCCACCAGGAACTGCTGATCTCGGTGCCCTCCGAACAGGCCGACGGCCCGTTCCCGGCGATGCTCCAGCAGATCGCCGAGGGCCTGCTCGCCGAGGAATCGGCGCTGCTGCGCGGCGATGTGCTCGGTCCGCACGGCCCGATCCTGCCGGACAGCGCGCTGGAAGCCTTCTACGCCGCCGCGCCGGTGCACCACGACGACGATTTCGCCGTGGCCGGGCCCAGCGCGGACGGACGGCCGTTCGGCATCGTGCTGGTGTGGCTGATCCCGATCAGCCGCGGCGAGGCGGAATTCGTGGCAGAGCAGGGCTGGACCGCCTTCGAGACCGAACTCGAACGCGTCCAGCCCGACCTGATCGACCCGCGCCGCACCGGGCTGATCCGCTAG